In one Bradyrhizobium sp. 4 genomic region, the following are encoded:
- a CDS encoding glycosyltransferase family 2 protein, which translates to MNEAIRPGSDTQKAASPAPELSVVVPTFNERDNVAVLYRRLEAALAGIAWEVVFVDDNSPDGTWDVVRALAQRDSRVRCVRRIGRRGLSGACIEGILASSAPYAAVIDADLQHDETQLPKMLSLLASGQAELVVGSRYIEGYKSEGFNKQRAGASALATELARKALRVEIADPMSGFFMVRRDRFEQLAPKLSVHGFKILLDLVASANGSLRAIEIPYTFGERQHGESKLDSMVALDFLGLVLAKFTNDAVSLRFLLFAMVGGIGLVVHLTTLFISLELFKEPFAEAQASGAIVAMTSNFVLNNFLTYRDQRLKGFALLRGLIAFYIVCSVGLLANVGVAFSVYDQEPIWWLAGAAGALMGVVWNYAMSGLFVWRKK; encoded by the coding sequence ATGAATGAAGCGATCAGACCGGGCTCCGACACCCAAAAGGCGGCTTCGCCGGCGCCGGAATTGTCGGTCGTCGTCCCGACCTTCAACGAACGCGACAATGTCGCGGTGCTTTACCGGCGGCTGGAGGCCGCGCTGGCCGGCATCGCCTGGGAAGTCGTGTTCGTCGACGACAATTCGCCTGATGGCACCTGGGACGTCGTGCGCGCGCTGGCCCAGCGCGACAGCCGCGTGCGCTGTGTCCGCCGCATCGGCCGCCGCGGCCTGTCGGGGGCCTGCATCGAGGGCATCCTGGCCTCCAGCGCGCCCTATGCGGCCGTAATCGACGCCGATCTTCAACACGACGAGACGCAGCTGCCGAAGATGCTGTCGCTGCTCGCGAGCGGGCAGGCCGAGCTCGTGGTCGGCAGCCGCTACATCGAGGGCTACAAGAGCGAAGGCTTCAACAAGCAGCGCGCCGGCGCCAGCGCGCTGGCAACGGAACTCGCCAGGAAAGCGCTGCGGGTCGAGATCGCCGATCCCATGAGCGGCTTCTTCATGGTTCGCCGCGACCGCTTCGAGCAGCTGGCGCCGAAACTTTCCGTGCACGGCTTCAAGATCCTGCTCGACCTCGTCGCAAGCGCTAACGGCAGCTTGCGCGCCATCGAAATTCCCTACACGTTCGGTGAGCGCCAGCACGGCGAAAGCAAGCTCGATTCCATGGTCGCGCTGGATTTTCTCGGCCTGGTGCTGGCAAAGTTCACCAACGACGCTGTCTCCTTGCGCTTCCTGCTGTTCGCGATGGTCGGCGGGATCGGCCTCGTGGTGCATCTCACGACCCTGTTCATATCGCTCGAACTATTCAAGGAGCCGTTCGCGGAAGCGCAGGCCTCCGGCGCCATCGTCGCGATGACCAGCAATTTCGTCCTCAACAACTTCCTCACCTATCGCGACCAGCGGCTGAAGGGCTTTGCGCTGCTGCGCGGCCTGATCGCGTTCTACATCGTGTGCAGCGTCGGCCTGCTCGCCAATGTCGGCGTCGCCTTCTCGGTCTACGACCAGGAGCCGATCTGGTGGCTTGCGGGTGCGGCCGGGGCGCTGATGGGCGTGGTGTGGAACTACGCGATGTCCGGACTGTTCGTCTGGCGCAAGAAATAG
- a CDS encoding DUF72 domain-containing protein, with protein sequence MAKAKTASKKSGNIFIGIGGWTFEPWRGVFYPEKLTQAKELSYAASKLTSIEINGTYYGSQKPESFRKWASEVPDGFVFSVKGPRFATNRRVLAEAGDSIKRFYDSGVLELGDHLGPVLWQFAPTKKFDGADFGKFLELLPRKLDGRALRHVVEVRHDSFCAPDFVALIREFETPVVFAEHGKYPAIADVAGDFVYARLQKGNDEIKTCYPPKQLDAWAKRFQHWAEGSEPDDLPKVDKAKPKKEPRDVFAYVIHEGKVRAPAGAMELIARVS encoded by the coding sequence GTGGCCAAAGCAAAAACCGCGTCTAAAAAATCAGGCAACATCTTTATCGGCATCGGCGGCTGGACCTTCGAGCCTTGGCGCGGCGTGTTCTATCCGGAGAAGCTGACGCAAGCCAAGGAGCTGTCCTACGCCGCCTCGAAACTGACCTCGATCGAGATCAACGGCACCTATTACGGCTCGCAGAAACCGGAGAGCTTTCGCAAATGGGCGAGCGAGGTGCCTGATGGTTTCGTGTTCTCGGTCAAGGGGCCGCGCTTCGCCACCAACCGGCGCGTGCTGGCCGAGGCTGGGGATTCCATCAAACGTTTCTATGATTCCGGCGTGCTGGAACTCGGCGATCATCTTGGGCCGGTGCTGTGGCAGTTCGCGCCGACCAAAAAATTCGACGGCGCCGATTTCGGCAAATTCCTCGAGCTGTTGCCGCGCAAGCTCGACGGACGCGCCCTGCGCCACGTCGTCGAGGTCCGTCACGACAGTTTCTGCGCGCCGGACTTCGTCGCGCTGATCCGCGAATTCGAGACGCCCGTCGTCTTCGCCGAGCACGGCAAATATCCCGCGATCGCCGACGTCGCCGGCGATTTCGTCTATGCCCGGCTGCAGAAGGGCAATGACGAGATCAAGACATGCTATCCGCCGAAGCAGCTCGATGCCTGGGCAAAGCGCTTTCAGCACTGGGCCGAGGGAAGTGAACCCGACGACCTGCCGAAGGTCGACAAGGCCAAGCCGAAGAAGGAGCCGCGCGACGTGTTCGCCTATGTCATCCACGAGGGCAAGGTGCGCGCGCCGGCCGGCGCCATGGAGCTGATCGCGCGGGTGAGCTGA
- a CDS encoding DUF488 domain-containing protein — MAKAKKLFTIGYEQTPPKAVLDELEQSGVKLVVDVRAVTSSRRPGFSKRQLAAGLDERGIAYVHLAALGTPKEGRLAARSGQYDVLEKVFSKHLKTPEAREQMDELSALVKKAGPVCLLCYERDHTHCHRQMIAEIIEERDGVAVKNLAGRQA, encoded by the coding sequence ATGGCAAAGGCAAAAAAGCTCTTCACCATCGGCTATGAGCAGACGCCGCCCAAGGCAGTGCTCGACGAGCTGGAGCAATCCGGCGTCAAGCTCGTCGTCGACGTGCGCGCGGTGACGTCATCGCGCCGGCCCGGCTTTTCCAAGAGGCAGCTCGCCGCAGGCCTCGATGAACGCGGCATCGCCTATGTCCATCTGGCAGCGCTCGGAACGCCCAAGGAAGGCCGCCTCGCCGCCCGCAGCGGGCAATACGATGTGCTGGAGAAGGTTTTCTCAAAGCACCTGAAGACGCCGGAGGCCAGGGAGCAGATGGACGAGCTCTCGGCGCTGGTGAAGAAAGCAGGTCCCGTCTGTCTGCTTTGCTACGAGCGCGATCACACCCACTGCCACCGCCAGATGATCGCTGAGATCATCGAAGAGCGCGATGGAGTGGCAGTGAAGAATCTGGCGGGACGGCAGGCCTGA
- a CDS encoding PhzF family phenazine biosynthesis protein has translation MQRRYITVDVFTDRAFGGNQLAVVLDAGGLSTTQMQAIATEFNYSETTFVLPPRDKANDAEVRIFTPVRELPFAGHPNVGTAFVLASIAKEPKPRLRFEEKAGLVPVDISREQGRVISTELTAPQPLTRLSQLSAADAASCISLSADDIRVDRHAPQVVSVGTPFLVIEVHSRDALKRARSDAAAFGKVFPCDGAFAAWFYTRDVPAAEAPCERQARMFMRGAGGLAEDPATGSATVAAAALFADLDPVRDGELKLTVGQGFDMGRPSLLLTRVRKQDGNIVSAHVGGSCVQMMEGTFRLAGEG, from the coding sequence ATGCAGCGCCGCTACATCACCGTCGACGTGTTCACCGACCGCGCCTTCGGCGGCAACCAGCTCGCCGTGGTGCTCGATGCCGGCGGGTTGTCGACCACGCAAATGCAGGCGATCGCGACCGAGTTCAACTATTCCGAGACGACCTTCGTGTTGCCGCCGCGTGACAAGGCGAATGATGCAGAGGTGCGCATCTTCACGCCTGTCAGGGAGCTTCCTTTCGCTGGCCATCCCAATGTCGGCACCGCCTTCGTGCTGGCCTCGATCGCGAAGGAGCCGAAACCGCGTCTGCGGTTCGAGGAGAAGGCGGGGCTGGTGCCGGTCGATATCTCGCGAGAGCAGGGGCGGGTAATCAGCACCGAGCTCACCGCGCCGCAGCCTCTGACCCGCCTGTCGCAGTTGTCTGCCGCTGATGCCGCGAGCTGCATCTCACTCAGTGCAGACGACATTAGGGTCGACCGTCACGCTCCACAGGTCGTCAGCGTTGGAACGCCGTTTCTGGTGATTGAGGTGCACTCGCGCGATGCGCTCAAACGGGCGAGGTCCGACGCGGCGGCCTTCGGCAAGGTATTTCCGTGCGACGGCGCGTTCGCGGCGTGGTTCTATACGCGCGATGTGCCCGCGGCGGAGGCGCCTTGCGAGCGGCAGGCGCGGATGTTCATGCGCGGCGCCGGCGGCCTCGCCGAAGACCCCGCCACCGGCAGCGCAACGGTCGCGGCCGCCGCGCTGTTCGCCGATCTCGATCCTGTCCGCGACGGCGAGTTGAAGCTCACGGTCGGCCAGGGTTTTGACATGGGGCGGCCGAGCCTCTTGCTGACGCGCGTGCGCAAGCAGGACGGCAACATCGTCTCCGCTCATGTCGGCGGCAGCTGTGTGCAGATGATGGAAGGCACGTTCCGGCTCGCGGGGGAGGGGTAG
- a CDS encoding adenylate/guanylate cyclase domain-containing protein produces MVSFASRKARQHAVVSEDFERELTREVLRTELVRVRALITTGCVIVVFLTAIYLVDSSVVQRVWRGTEGLAEVYGLLTGFILFEVWVHSQIRRNLKLDRDLPVIRRYIGALIETSLPTVILILQIRSMGASQALGFVVPLIYFIFVILSTLRLDFWLSTFTGFVAAGELLTVALIFDPASGSGEPQIYFHAVRSTIILICGVLAGAVGAQLRRQFAASIAAATARDRVTNLFGQHVSPQVVERLMAAGTSAAGDLRRVAVMFVDFRGFTAGAQSRTPQEVVDRLDGAFAVLVDILDREGGIVNKFLGDGFLALFGAPLETSDAAHRAVAAGREMLTAMERINAQTSWPLKIGIGIHFGEVVAGNIGSPRRKEYTVIGDTVNFASRLEALNKEFGSQLLISAAVREALGKDCDDAVSLGEVEVRGYEQKVAVFQLG; encoded by the coding sequence ATGGTCAGTTTTGCGAGCAGGAAGGCCCGGCAGCATGCCGTGGTCTCCGAAGACTTCGAGCGCGAGCTGACGCGCGAAGTGCTGCGCACCGAGCTCGTGCGGGTGAGGGCGCTGATCACGACGGGCTGCGTCATCGTCGTGTTTCTCACTGCGATCTATCTTGTCGATTCCTCCGTGGTGCAGCGGGTCTGGCGGGGCACCGAGGGGCTTGCCGAGGTCTATGGTCTCCTGACCGGCTTCATCCTGTTCGAGGTCTGGGTCCACAGCCAGATCAGGCGAAACCTCAAGCTCGACCGCGATCTGCCGGTGATCCGGCGCTATATCGGTGCGCTGATCGAGACCTCGCTGCCGACCGTCATCCTGATCCTGCAGATTCGCAGCATGGGCGCGAGCCAGGCGCTCGGCTTCGTCGTGCCGCTGATCTATTTCATTTTCGTCATCCTTTCGACCCTGCGGCTGGACTTCTGGCTGTCCACCTTCACCGGCTTCGTCGCTGCGGGTGAGTTGCTCACTGTGGCGCTGATCTTCGATCCCGCCAGCGGGAGCGGCGAGCCGCAGATCTATTTCCACGCGGTACGAAGCACCATCATCCTGATCTGCGGCGTGCTTGCCGGCGCGGTCGGTGCGCAGCTCCGCCGCCAGTTCGCCGCGAGCATTGCCGCAGCGACCGCGCGCGACCGGGTGACCAACCTGTTCGGCCAGCACGTTTCGCCGCAGGTGGTGGAGCGGCTGATGGCGGCGGGGACGAGCGCCGCCGGCGACCTCCGCCGCGTTGCCGTGATGTTCGTCGATTTTCGCGGCTTCACCGCGGGCGCGCAGTCGCGAACCCCGCAGGAGGTGGTCGACCGGCTCGACGGCGCCTTCGCCGTTCTGGTCGACATTCTCGACCGCGAGGGTGGCATCGTGAACAAGTTTTTGGGCGACGGCTTTCTCGCCCTGTTCGGTGCGCCGCTGGAGACTTCCGACGCCGCGCACCGCGCGGTCGCCGCGGGCCGCGAGATGCTAACCGCGATGGAGCGCATCAACGCGCAGACGAGCTGGCCGCTCAAGATCGGCATCGGTATCCATTTCGGCGAGGTCGTCGCCGGCAATATCGGCTCGCCCCGGCGCAAGGAATACACCGTCATCGGAGACACCGTGAACTTCGCCTCACGGCTGGAGGCGCTGAACAAGGAGTTCGGCTCGCAGCTCTTGATCTCGGCGGCCGTTCGCGAGGCACTTGGCAAGGACTGCGACGATGCGGTCTCGCTTGGGGAGGTCGAGGTGCGCGGTTACGAACAGAAGGTGGCGGTGTTTCAACTGGGGTGA
- a CDS encoding ABC transporter permease has product MSAVDRPEPQHAIRERFGFWRRSYAMLIKEFIQLRRDRVSFAMIVMLPVMQLLLFGYAINTTPHNLPSAVLLQEDSDLARSILKALENTAYFRFLYEVHDVDDFDNLLKSGKVLFGVEIPRGFERAVRRGDKPALLVAADATDPVAASAAIGSLGMVVQTALKHDLYIGDPPEMPFEIRAHARYNPAAASSLNIVPGLVGTILTMTMLIFTALSVTREVERGTMESLLSMPIRPVEVMFGKIIPYVLVGFVQAFLIIGIGVGLFGVPVLGNLFLLALLSTLFITTNLAIGYTISTLVQNQLQAMQMSMMFFLPSILLSGFMFPFAGMPAWAQYVGECLPLTHYLRIVRAIMLKGASMQNLHFDALALAVLMLLAMTIAVTRFRRTLD; this is encoded by the coding sequence ATGAGCGCGGTCGATCGTCCCGAACCCCAGCACGCGATCCGGGAGCGATTCGGCTTCTGGAGGCGCTCCTATGCGATGCTGATCAAGGAGTTCATCCAGCTCAGGCGCGACCGGGTGTCGTTTGCAATGATCGTGATGCTGCCGGTGATGCAGCTGCTCCTGTTCGGCTATGCCATCAACACCACGCCGCACAATCTGCCGAGCGCGGTGCTGCTCCAGGAGGACTCCGATCTCGCCCGCTCGATCCTGAAGGCGCTGGAGAACACCGCCTATTTCCGCTTTCTCTACGAAGTGCACGACGTCGACGACTTCGACAATCTCCTGAAATCCGGCAAGGTTCTGTTCGGCGTCGAGATCCCGCGCGGCTTCGAGCGGGCAGTGCGGCGCGGCGATAAGCCGGCGCTGCTGGTCGCGGCCGACGCCACCGATCCAGTGGCGGCGAGCGCGGCGATCGGCTCGCTCGGCATGGTCGTGCAGACCGCACTCAAGCACGATCTCTACATCGGAGATCCCCCGGAGATGCCGTTCGAGATCCGCGCGCATGCCCGCTACAACCCCGCCGCCGCGTCGAGCCTCAACATCGTGCCGGGCCTCGTCGGCACCATCCTCACCATGACCATGCTGATCTTCACCGCGCTCTCGGTCACGCGCGAGGTCGAGCGCGGCACGATGGAGAGCCTGCTGTCGATGCCGATCAGGCCGGTCGAGGTGATGTTCGGCAAGATCATCCCTTACGTGCTGGTCGGGTTCGTGCAGGCGTTCCTCATCATCGGCATCGGGGTCGGCCTGTTCGGCGTGCCGGTGCTCGGCAATCTGTTCCTGCTGGCGCTGCTCTCGACGCTGTTCATCACGACCAACCTGGCGATCGGGTATACGATCTCGACGCTGGTGCAGAACCAGCTCCAGGCGATGCAGATGTCGATGATGTTCTTCCTGCCGAGCATCTTGCTGTCCGGCTTCATGTTCCCGTTTGCCGGGATGCCGGCCTGGGCGCAATATGTCGGCGAGTGCTTGCCGCTGACGCATTATTTGCGCATCGTCCGCGCCATCATGCTGAAGGGCGCGAGCATGCAAAATTTGCATTTCGACGCGCTGGCGCTGGCGGTCCTGATGCTGCTCGCCATGACCATCGCCGTGACGCGCTTCCGCCGCACGCTGGATTGA
- a CDS encoding ABC transporter ATP-binding protein codes for MNGGNGIAIDVKGLSKSFGGREVVHDLSMQVKRGSIYGFLGPNGSGKTTTIRILCGLLTPDSGEGTCLGYDIRRDAEKIKRQVGYMTQRFSLYQDLSVRENLEFVARLYGLRDARGAARDMIKRIGLSGREEQLAGELSGGWKQRLALGACTLPSPKLLLLDEPTAGVDPKARRDFWNEIHALAADGLTVLVSTHYMDEAERCHEIAYIAYGHLLVHGTVDEVIAKSALTTYTVTGEDLNGLTAALTGKPGIDMVAPFGTSLHVSGRDVAALEASIAPWREKSGLHWHKSSPSLEDVFIELMSRSKDNFQ; via the coding sequence ATGAACGGCGGCAATGGCATTGCGATCGACGTCAAGGGCCTGAGCAAGTCGTTCGGCGGCCGCGAGGTCGTGCACGATTTGTCGATGCAGGTGAAGCGGGGTTCGATCTACGGCTTCCTCGGCCCGAACGGCTCGGGCAAGACGACGACGATTCGCATCCTCTGCGGCCTGCTCACGCCCGACAGCGGCGAGGGCACCTGCCTCGGCTACGACATTAGGCGCGATGCCGAAAAGATCAAGCGCCAGGTCGGTTACATGACCCAGCGCTTCAGCCTCTATCAGGATCTCTCTGTCCGCGAAAACCTCGAATTCGTCGCGCGCCTATACGGCCTTCGCGATGCACGCGGCGCCGCGCGCGACATGATCAAGCGGATCGGGCTCTCGGGGCGCGAGGAACAGCTCGCGGGCGAGCTCTCCGGCGGCTGGAAGCAGCGGCTGGCGTTGGGCGCCTGCACATTGCCCAGTCCGAAACTGCTGTTGCTGGACGAGCCGACCGCCGGCGTCGACCCGAAGGCGCGGCGCGATTTCTGGAACGAGATTCATGCACTGGCGGCCGACGGTCTCACCGTGCTGGTCTCGACACACTACATGGACGAGGCCGAGCGCTGTCACGAGATCGCTTATATCGCCTATGGCCATCTGCTCGTGCACGGCACCGTGGACGAGGTGATCGCGAAATCCGCGTTGACGACCTACACCGTGACGGGCGAGGACCTGAACGGGCTCACCGCTGCGCTCACCGGCAAGCCTGGAATCGACATGGTGGCGCCGTTCGGCACGTCGTTGCACGTCTCCGGCCGCGACGTCGCCGCGCTCGAGGCCAGCATCGCGCCGTGGCGCGAGAAAAGCGGGCTGCATTGGCACAAATCATCGCCTTCACTGGAAGACGTGTTCATCGAATTGATGAGTCGTTCCAAGGACAATTTCCAATGA
- a CDS encoding efflux RND transporter periplasmic adaptor subunit — protein MRSLRAIFIFALVAVLATGLAGCKDKREPGFQGWVEADMIFVSPDEAGRVTKLNIREGDEVKVGDHLYSVDDDLQLADLNQNKATLANAQQTYDRAASLSKTGSGTQANLDSAVSALRVAEARVATSETRMARRKGFAPVAGAIQQIYFREGEMVAAQRPVLSIMPPGNMKLRFFVPETELPKLAIGDTVRIACDNCAADLTAKIYFIATSAEYTPPVIYSLEERNKLVYLIQARPSRPDALRVGQPIDVHLNPKTPVADKR, from the coding sequence ATGAGGTCGTTGCGAGCAATTTTTATATTCGCATTAGTCGCGGTCCTCGCAACCGGGCTTGCTGGCTGCAAGGACAAGCGTGAGCCCGGCTTCCAGGGCTGGGTCGAGGCCGACATGATCTTCGTCAGCCCGGACGAGGCGGGCCGCGTGACGAAGCTGAACATCCGCGAGGGCGACGAGGTCAAGGTCGGAGATCACCTCTATTCAGTCGACGACGATCTCCAGCTTGCCGATCTCAACCAGAACAAGGCGACGCTTGCCAACGCGCAGCAGACCTATGACCGCGCGGCCTCGCTGAGCAAGACCGGCTCGGGCACGCAGGCCAATCTCGACTCGGCCGTCTCTGCCTTGCGCGTCGCCGAGGCGCGGGTGGCGACCTCGGAGACGCGGATGGCGCGGCGCAAGGGCTTTGCGCCCGTGGCCGGTGCCATCCAGCAGATCTATTTTCGCGAGGGCGAGATGGTGGCAGCGCAGCGGCCCGTGCTCTCGATCATGCCTCCCGGCAACATGAAGCTGCGTTTCTTCGTGCCGGAGACCGAGCTGCCGAAGCTTGCGATCGGCGACACGGTGCGGATCGCGTGCGACAATTGCGCCGCCGATCTCACAGCAAAGATCTACTTCATCGCGACTTCGGCCGAATACACCCCGCCTGTCATCTACAGCCTCGAGGAGCGCAACAAACTCGTCTACCTGATCCAGGCGCGGCCGTCGCGCCCCGATGCGCTGCGTGTCGGACAACCCATCGACGTCCATCTCAATCCAAAAACCCCCGTGGCGGACAAGCGATGA
- a CDS encoding TetR/AcrR family transcriptional regulator: MTKKPTKPAAPSTDRASDAAPASSRATRAAERRAAIVEAAMEEFIARGFAATRLDDIAKRAGVAKGTIYLHFKDKESMFEELVRTVIVPVVTRLTALPPPAGSVRDLVETFASNFLKEVIGTRRGDLVRLIVAEGPRFPSVADFYYREVVSRGMAAMRALIELGIARGEIRQKNLAHYPQILVAPAMIAVIWQSLFARHAPLNAQDMLRVHLDLIFGERSST, encoded by the coding sequence ATGACCAAGAAGCCGACCAAACCCGCCGCTCCGTCCACAGATCGCGCCAGCGACGCGGCACCCGCGTCGAGCCGCGCCACGCGCGCGGCGGAACGGCGTGCCGCGATCGTGGAGGCCGCGATGGAGGAATTCATCGCGCGCGGCTTTGCCGCGACGCGGCTCGACGACATCGCGAAGCGCGCGGGTGTCGCCAAGGGCACCATCTACCTGCACTTCAAGGACAAGGAATCCATGTTCGAGGAACTGGTGCGGACCGTGATCGTCCCTGTGGTGACGCGGTTGACAGCATTGCCGCCGCCGGCGGGCTCGGTGCGTGATCTCGTCGAGACGTTTGCCAGCAACTTCCTCAAGGAGGTGATCGGCACCAGACGCGGTGATCTCGTGCGCCTGATCGTGGCCGAGGGACCGCGCTTTCCGTCCGTGGCCGATTTCTACTACCGCGAGGTCGTCTCGCGCGGGATGGCCGCCATGCGCGCCCTGATCGAACTCGGCATTGCCCGCGGCGAGATCCGCCAGAAGAACCTGGCGCATTACCCGCAGATCCTGGTCGCACCCGCTATGATCGCGGTGATCTGGCAGAGCCTGTTTGCGCGGCACGCGCCGCTCAACGCGCAGGACATGCTGCGCGTCCATCTCGATTTGATTTTTGGCGAACGGAGCTCGACATGA
- a CDS encoding metalloregulator ArsR/SmtB family transcription factor: protein MIEAAPNPVTTVMRALADPTRRAVFERVFESKEISVAELTRGSGVTQGAISQHLKSLKQAGLVAERAEGRNVYYRAAPQGLEPLVSWMDHYGVFWRERFQNLRDLLKEIDP from the coding sequence ATGATCGAAGCCGCCCCAAATCCCGTCACCACCGTGATGCGCGCCCTCGCCGATCCGACCCGGCGCGCGGTGTTCGAGCGCGTCTTCGAGAGCAAGGAGATCAGCGTCGCCGAGCTCACGCGCGGAAGCGGCGTGACGCAAGGCGCGATCTCGCAACACTTGAAGTCCCTCAAGCAGGCCGGCCTCGTCGCCGAGCGTGCCGAGGGCCGCAACGTCTATTACCGTGCCGCGCCGCAAGGCCTCGAACCGTTGGTCTCCTGGATGGACCATTACGGCGTGTTCTGGCGCGAGCGCTTCCAGAACCTGCGTGACCTCTTGAAGGAGATCGATCCGTGA
- a CDS encoding SRPBCC domain-containing protein, with product MSALELKAETKDIVLDEVLPHAPETIWKALTSAQLIARWLMPPTGFEAVEGNTFTYQTTPGGAWDGVIHCRVLEVMPNRRLVYAWKGGDERNTGYGAPLDTVVTWSLTPVEAGTRIRLVHAGFVIPRNQSAYTGMSGGWKKVVRQLDEISGEDK from the coding sequence GTGAGTGCTCTTGAATTGAAAGCCGAGACAAAAGACATCGTCCTCGACGAGGTGCTCCCTCACGCGCCGGAGACGATCTGGAAGGCGCTGACCAGCGCCCAGCTCATCGCGCGCTGGCTGATGCCGCCGACCGGTTTCGAGGCCGTCGAAGGCAACACTTTCACCTACCAGACCACGCCGGGCGGCGCCTGGGATGGCGTCATCCATTGTCGCGTCCTTGAAGTCATGCCGAACCGGCGCCTCGTCTACGCCTGGAAGGGCGGCGATGAGCGCAACACCGGCTACGGCGCGCCGCTCGACACTGTCGTGACGTGGTCCCTCACCCCGGTCGAGGCCGGCACGCGGATCCGTCTGGTTCATGCGGGCTTCGTCATACCCAGGAACCAGTCGGCCTACACGGGCATGAGCGGCGGCTGGAAGAAGGTCGTCCGCCAGCTCGACGAGATCAGCGGCGAAGACAAGTAA
- a CDS encoding GFA family protein produces MTKPFTGGCACGAIRYSIASEPLFANHCQCRDCQRESGSGHGSYITFARAGVTLTGEAKHWDMVANSGNVKTRGFCTQCGVPVYMTFAAQPDVFTIRATSLDEPARYKPQAVTFAARGHDWDRLDPDLPKFAGMPPG; encoded by the coding sequence ATGACCAAGCCCTTTACCGGCGGCTGCGCCTGCGGCGCGATCCGCTATTCGATCGCCAGTGAGCCCCTGTTCGCCAATCACTGCCAATGCCGGGACTGCCAGCGCGAAAGCGGCAGCGGGCACGGCTCCTACATAACCTTCGCGCGCGCCGGCGTCACGCTTACCGGCGAGGCGAAGCATTGGGACATGGTCGCCAACAGCGGCAACGTGAAGACGCGCGGTTTCTGCACGCAGTGCGGCGTGCCTGTTTACATGACCTTCGCGGCACAGCCCGACGTCTTTACGATCCGCGCCACAAGTCTCGACGAGCCCGCCCGCTACAAGCCGCAGGCGGTCACTTTCGCCGCGCGCGGACATGACTGGGATCGTCTTGACCCGGACCTGCCGAAATTCGCTGGCATGCCGCCGGGGTAA
- a CDS encoding DUF2000 family protein, whose amino-acid sequence MQFDTKIAVVIRTDLQPWQKLNVASFLTSGIAAAFPDCIGEPYEDASGTKYHALIGQPILIYGADGPALTRALDRALTRSVKPAVYTEDMFKTTHDAANREAVRAVARPDLNLVGLAMRAERKVIDKIVDGLKFHS is encoded by the coding sequence ATGCAATTCGACACTAAAATCGCCGTTGTGATCCGCACTGATCTTCAGCCCTGGCAGAAGCTCAACGTTGCCTCGTTCCTGACCAGCGGCATCGCGGCTGCGTTTCCCGACTGCATCGGCGAGCCCTATGAGGACGCGTCGGGCACGAAATATCACGCGCTAATCGGACAGCCGATCCTGATCTATGGCGCCGACGGTCCCGCATTGACGCGCGCGCTCGATCGGGCCCTGACGCGCAGCGTCAAGCCGGCGGTCTACACCGAGGACATGTTCAAGACCACGCATGATGCCGCCAATCGCGAGGCGGTGAGGGCAGTGGCGCGCCCTGACCTCAACCTCGTTGGACTTGCGATGCGCGCCGAGCGCAAGGTGATCGACAAGATCGTTGATGGGCTGAAGTTTCATAGTTGA
- a CDS encoding DUF4189 domain-containing protein, whose protein sequence is MASNVVARRCAMFFFALSVCVAGARHITDAHAAGAFAVGKCGAYGQAFDYGAEHEARAAAQKQCKGDCTTVTMKRACAAMSVDLSNPCGAYGYAVKPKISATLNAATRECYKYGGKECVIRAWACDAKG, encoded by the coding sequence ATGGCTTCGAACGTCGTCGCGCGCCGTTGCGCGATGTTTTTCTTTGCGCTGTCCGTCTGCGTCGCGGGCGCTCGCCATATCACCGATGCGCACGCCGCCGGTGCATTTGCGGTCGGCAAGTGCGGCGCCTATGGCCAAGCGTTTGATTATGGCGCCGAGCACGAAGCGCGTGCGGCGGCGCAGAAGCAGTGCAAGGGCGATTGCACGACCGTGACGATGAAGCGCGCTTGCGCCGCGATGTCGGTCGATCTGTCCAATCCCTGCGGCGCCTATGGCTATGCCGTCAAGCCGAAGATCTCGGCCACGCTCAATGCCGCGACGCGCGAATGTTACAAATACGGCGGCAAGGAATGCGTGATCCGCGCCTGGGCCTGCGACGCAAAGGGTTGA